From a region of the Hallerella porci genome:
- a CDS encoding glycoside hydrolase family 13 protein, with the protein MTDHSLCPDWVKSAVFYQIFPERFARSPAYVSAGTFRNWGATPEVNGFCGGNLRGIIEKLDYIQNLGANALYLCPIFKSAANHRYHTIDYLQIDPVLGTLADFDELVSEVHKRGMRIILDGVFNHCSRGFFPFVSAMEEGEASPFKGWFHFHSFPVKAYSGKPNYECWWGMPALPKFNTENLEVREYLLHVAEYWIRRGIDGWRLDVPNEIDDDSFWREFRIRVKKLNPEAYIVGEIWEDPSRWLAGDQFDGVMNYPVRRLALNFLFPEGMQSKDAASTGDTTDLFTAGMDLNSFCHELQELFARKLFGVQMNLFGSHDTARLRTLAGKNPERSLLAWALLLCLPDAISLYYGDEIEMEGGKDPDNRRCFPWQNLPQGENSETFRLMQTFLAFRKREPAMIQGTLTIRPEGQGILLCRQLGKTFVELRLGFPGAVPLPGIAARTEIVYERGKSPIEGVAGYFVEKGGIVLTKRTLQA; encoded by the coding sequence ATGACAGATCATTCGCTTTGTCCGGACTGGGTCAAATCGGCGGTATTTTATCAAATTTTTCCCGAACGGTTTGCGCGTTCTCCCGCTTATGTTTCGGCGGGAACTTTCCGCAACTGGGGCGCTACTCCCGAAGTGAATGGATTTTGTGGAGGAAATCTCCGCGGCATCATTGAAAAGTTGGATTATATCCAAAATCTCGGAGCGAATGCACTTTATCTTTGCCCGATTTTTAAAAGTGCTGCAAATCATCGTTATCATACGATTGATTATTTGCAAATCGATCCGGTTTTAGGCACTCTCGCCGATTTTGATGAACTCGTTTCCGAGGTGCACAAGCGCGGCATGCGGATTATTTTGGATGGCGTTTTCAATCATTGTTCCCGCGGATTTTTTCCGTTTGTGAGCGCGATGGAAGAGGGCGAAGCTTCGCCGTTCAAAGGCTGGTTTCATTTTCATTCTTTTCCGGTGAAAGCGTATTCGGGAAAACCGAATTATGAATGTTGGTGGGGAATGCCTGCGCTTCCGAAATTCAATACCGAAAATTTGGAAGTCCGCGAATATTTGCTGCACGTCGCCGAATATTGGATTCGCCGCGGCATCGACGGCTGGCGTTTAGATGTTCCAAACGAAATTGACGACGATTCTTTTTGGCGAGAATTTCGCATTCGCGTCAAAAAGTTAAATCCCGAAGCGTATATCGTCGGCGAAATTTGGGAAGATCCGTCGCGGTGGCTTGCGGGCGATCAATTTGACGGCGTGATGAATTATCCCGTGCGAAGACTCGCACTGAATTTTCTTTTCCCCGAAGGCATGCAGTCCAAAGATGCGGCTTCAACCGGCGATACGACGGATTTGTTTACCGCGGGAATGGATTTGAATTCTTTCTGTCACGAATTGCAAGAATTGTTTGCGCGGAAACTTTTCGGCGTGCAAATGAATCTTTTTGGAAGCCACGATACGGCAAGGCTTCGGACTTTAGCGGGGAAAAATCCGGAACGTTCTCTGCTCGCTTGGGCATTACTTTTGTGCTTGCCGGATGCGATTTCGCTTTATTATGGCGATGAAATTGAAATGGAAGGTGGAAAAGATCCCGATAATCGTCGCTGTTTTCCGTGGCAGAATTTACCGCAAGGCGAAAATTCCGAAACATTCCGTTTAATGCAGACATTTTTGGCTTTCCGCAAACGCGAACCGGCGATGATTCAGGGAACATTAACGATTCGTCCCGAAGGACAAGGCATTTTACTTTGTCGTCAACTTGGGAAAACTTTCGTCGAATTGCGACTTGGCTTCCCAGGTGCTGTTCCTTTGCCGGGAATTGCTGCGCGGACAGAAATTGTCTATGAACGCGGAAAATCGCCGATAGAAGGCGTCGCGGGCTATTTTGTAGAAAAAGGCGGAATCGTTTTGACGAAGCGGACTTTGCAAGCGTAA
- a CDS encoding aminotransferase class III-fold pyridoxal phosphate-dependent enzyme: MTQTNSINDYESARKYNLFSFANAPHKDYKPFHIDHANGIYVYDEKGKEYIDVSSQLVNVNIGFNNKNIIAAIQKQAERLAYIAPRHAFDEAGELSKLLIEEIAPKNMGKVLFTLGGSEANEFAIRFAKAFTGRDKILSKYESYHGSSYGASSLTGESDRASLFPTIPGFIKFPAPHLYGYDIKFKTEEEATKHFLARTEYQIQQEGPDTIAALFIESVTGSNGVYLYPKGYLKGLREITKKYGILLVCDEVMSGFLRSGDWFACQREDVEPDIITFAKGVNSAYAPLGGVLVSKEIGEYYAQNSFTAGLTYNTHPLGVAAALACIKEYKRLNVKEHVLELEPYLKQKLAELKAKHKSVGDVRSIGLFGAIEFSYSKDHKDVIRKNKNGEAFLGNLIPDLRNKYGLLTMGGGSTILVAPPLIITKEQIDEIFVRLDKAISEFADDLV; this comes from the coding sequence ATGACACAGACAAATTCTATTAACGATTACGAATCGGCTCGCAAATACAATCTGTTTTCCTTTGCGAATGCTCCGCATAAAGATTACAAACCTTTTCACATCGATCATGCAAATGGCATTTACGTTTACGATGAAAAGGGAAAAGAATACATCGATGTTTCTTCGCAGCTGGTGAATGTGAACATCGGATTTAACAACAAAAATATTATCGCTGCAATTCAAAAGCAGGCAGAACGTTTGGCTTATATTGCGCCGCGCCACGCCTTTGATGAAGCGGGCGAACTTTCGAAGCTTTTGATTGAAGAAATCGCTCCGAAGAATATGGGCAAAGTGCTTTTCACTTTGGGTGGTTCCGAAGCGAATGAATTTGCAATTCGATTTGCCAAAGCATTTACCGGCCGCGATAAAATTTTATCGAAGTATGAATCGTATCACGGAAGCTCTTATGGAGCAAGCAGTTTAACGGGCGAAAGCGATCGCGCAAGTCTTTTCCCGACGATTCCTGGATTTATCAAATTCCCGGCGCCGCATCTTTACGGCTACGACATTAAATTCAAAACTGAAGAAGAAGCGACGAAGCATTTCTTGGCTCGCACCGAATATCAAATTCAGCAAGAAGGTCCCGATACCATCGCAGCCCTTTTCATTGAATCGGTCACGGGAAGTAACGGCGTCTATTTGTATCCGAAGGGATATTTGAAAGGCCTTCGCGAAATTACGAAGAAGTATGGCATCTTGCTTGTCTGCGATGAAGTGATGAGCGGATTCTTGCGCAGCGGCGATTGGTTTGCCTGCCAGCGCGAAGATGTTGAACCTGATATCATCACGTTTGCAAAAGGCGTAAACAGTGCGTATGCGCCTCTCGGCGGCGTCTTGGTGAGTAAAGAAATCGGCGAATATTATGCGCAGAATTCTTTTACGGCGGGACTTACTTATAACACGCATCCGCTCGGCGTTGCTGCAGCACTTGCTTGCATTAAGGAATACAAACGCTTAAATGTCAAAGAACACGTGCTCGAACTTGAACCTTATTTAAAGCAGAAACTTGCAGAACTCAAAGCAAAGCATAAATCTGTGGGCGATGTGCGTTCGATTGGACTTTTCGGTGCGATTGAATTTAGCTACAGCAAAGATCATAAAGACGTCATTCGCAAAAACAAAAACGGCGAAGCTTTCCTCGGCAATTTGATTCCGGATTTGCGCAATAAGTACGGGCTTTTGACGATGGGCGGAGGCTCCACGATTCTCGTCGCGCCGCCGTTAATTATTACGAAAGAACAAATCGACGAAATCTTTGTGCGCTTGGACAAAGCGATTTCTGAATTTGCCGATGACTTAGTCTAG
- a CDS encoding DNA alkylation repair protein has protein sequence MLRFTQDIILALRAQANEEEARIMSKSMRDSFDFLGVKVIKRREATYPIFDKNPPKDGDELAARVTDMWAQPYREVQYAACDYLFKHKNLLGAQHLNFLKMLIKTRPWKDTVDTISTSILGNLAWRIPPIRQKIATWIRDPNIWVRRSVILFQLQYRDHTDWNLLKSCCLHCAKDENDYIRTSIGRALSEYARINPNEVRHFVMNTELAPQTSQEVLRNI, from the coding sequence ATGCTTCGATTTACACAAGATATCATTTTAGCCCTTCGGGCACAAGCCAATGAAGAAGAAGCTCGCATTATGTCTAAAAGCATGCGCGATTCCTTCGATTTCTTAGGAGTAAAAGTCATTAAGCGTCGCGAAGCCACTTACCCAATCTTCGACAAGAACCCGCCCAAAGACGGCGACGAACTTGCCGCAAGAGTCACGGATATGTGGGCTCAGCCGTATCGCGAAGTGCAATACGCCGCTTGTGATTACCTTTTTAAGCACAAAAATCTTCTCGGTGCGCAACATCTCAACTTTTTGAAGATGCTCATCAAGACGCGTCCATGGAAAGATACCGTTGACACGATTTCGACGAGCATTCTCGGAAATCTCGCGTGGAGAATCCCGCCCATTCGTCAAAAAATTGCGACATGGATCCGCGATCCCAACATTTGGGTACGCCGCAGCGTGATTTTGTTCCAATTACAATACCGCGATCACACCGACTGGAATTTGCTCAAGTCGTGCTGTTTACACTGCGCAAAAGACGAAAACGATTACATCCGCACTAGTATCGGACGCGCGCTTTCGGAATATGCTCGCATCAACCCAAATGAAGTCCGTCACTTTGTGATGAACACAGAACTTGCACCGCAAACTTCGCAAGAAGTCTTACGCAATATTTAA
- a CDS encoding O-acetylhomoserine aminocarboxypropyltransferase/cysteine synthase family protein has protein sequence MSYSFDTLKLHAGYDPKDHNHAVSVPIYQTTAYTLETVKRSDDLFYFDSSDALYTRLSNPTSDALEARLIALHKGATGAVSLASGMAAVTYALLNVTAGSGRILATARSYGGSVDSLEQVFSEFGVKYDLVEDPDDVSSFEKSIREDTKVIFIESISNPNATILDIEEIARVAHKHNIPLIVDNTIATPYLLNPFDFGADVVVYSATKGLSGHGNVVAGAIVENNKFDWNNGKFPQFSGKPYFLRSQQQKLRSYQEVFPETPFTGRIRSIYLNYLGACIAPFSAYLVILGIETLSERIAKQVSNAEKIVEFLETRPEVLWVKHPHAKGSRYAALAKKYFPKGAGAILSFGLKGDANTRRKFLEAVKVFSLQANIGDAKSLIINPSVTTHIELNPKLQKAADILPETIRLSVGLEDANDLIEDLKQSFDVAFHEK, from the coding sequence ATGAGTTATTCATTTGATACATTAAAACTTCATGCGGGCTATGATCCCAAAGATCATAATCACGCGGTCTCGGTGCCGATTTATCAGACGACAGCTTACACGCTTGAAACGGTGAAGCGCTCCGATGATTTGTTTTATTTCGATTCTTCGGATGCTTTATACACGCGACTTTCGAATCCGACTTCGGATGCGTTAGAAGCGCGTTTGATTGCGCTACACAAAGGGGCAACGGGTGCGGTTTCGCTCGCTTCGGGAATGGCTGCGGTGACTTACGCTTTGCTCAATGTGACTGCGGGCTCGGGCCGCATTTTGGCGACGGCGCGTTCGTATGGCGGTTCGGTCGATAGCTTGGAACAAGTCTTTTCCGAATTCGGTGTGAAATACGATTTGGTCGAAGACCCTGACGATGTTTCTTCTTTTGAAAAATCTATTCGAGAAGATACGAAGGTGATTTTCATCGAAAGTATTTCAAATCCGAATGCGACGATTTTAGACATCGAAGAAATTGCGCGGGTTGCCCACAAGCACAACATTCCTTTGATTGTCGACAACACGATTGCAACGCCTTACTTGTTAAATCCATTTGACTTTGGCGCAGACGTTGTGGTGTATTCGGCGACGAAAGGTTTAAGCGGACACGGAAATGTCGTCGCAGGCGCAATTGTGGAAAATAACAAGTTCGATTGGAACAACGGAAAGTTTCCGCAGTTTTCAGGGAAGCCGTATTTCTTGCGTTCGCAACAGCAAAAGTTGCGCTCGTATCAAGAAGTTTTCCCCGAAACTCCTTTCACAGGCCGCATCCGTTCCATTTATTTGAATTATTTGGGTGCGTGCATTGCTCCATTCAGCGCATACTTAGTGATTCTTGGAATTGAAACTCTTTCCGAACGCATCGCAAAGCAAGTTTCGAACGCCGAAAAAATTGTCGAATTTTTGGAAACGCGTCCCGAAGTTTTGTGGGTGAAACATCCGCATGCAAAAGGGAGCCGCTACGCTGCTTTGGCAAAAAAATATTTTCCGAAGGGAGCGGGCGCGATTTTAAGTTTTGGCTTAAAAGGCGACGCGAACACCAGACGAAAATTTTTGGAAGCGGTGAAAGTGTTTAGTTTGCAAGCAAATATCGGCGATGCAAAATCTTTAATCATCAATCCTTCGGTCACAACGCATATCGAATTAAATCCGAAGCTCCAAAAAGCTGCAGATATTTTACCCGAAACGATTCGGTTATCCGTCGGCTTAGAAGATGCAAACGATTTAATCGAAGACTTGAAGCAAAGCTTTGACGTTGCGTTTCATGAGAAATGA
- a CDS encoding ABC transporter ATP-binding protein → MNEILDEVLSIRQVNRSFENEKTGEQKLILKDINLNVHRGEFISILGASGCGKTTLLRLIAGLDAVQSGEILLDGKSVKGTDSKRGYVFQQGCLFEWLTVEENIALGLKVRKVFKENANRVQEFIEKIGLVGFEKNYPHQISGGMAQRVAIARALINDPEVLLLDEPMGALDSFTRAEIQDLLLNLKQKNNTTMILVTHDIDEAIYLSNRIVIMTPRPGRISEVLTIDETFPRNRGSEEFLKLRKKILERFNLARVKPNPEYFI, encoded by the coding sequence ATGAATGAAATTTTAGATGAAGTTTTATCCATTCGCCAAGTGAACCGTTCTTTTGAAAACGAAAAAACGGGTGAACAAAAATTGATTTTGAAAGACATCAATTTGAATGTTCATCGCGGCGAATTTATTTCGATTCTCGGTGCATCGGGCTGCGGAAAGACAACGCTTTTGCGTTTAATAGCAGGGCTTGATGCGGTGCAAAGCGGAGAAATTTTACTCGACGGAAAATCGGTAAAAGGAACGGATTCGAAGCGCGGTTATGTTTTTCAACAAGGCTGCTTATTTGAATGGCTCACCGTCGAAGAAAATATTGCGCTCGGTTTGAAAGTGCGAAAAGTCTTTAAGGAAAACGCCAATCGGGTGCAAGAATTTATTGAAAAAATTGGACTCGTCGGTTTTGAAAAAAATTATCCGCATCAAATCAGCGGCGGCATGGCGCAGCGCGTAGCGATTGCGCGGGCGTTAATCAACGACCCCGAAGTTTTGCTTCTCGATGAACCGATGGGCGCTCTTGATTCGTTTACGCGTGCCGAAATTCAAGACTTGCTTTTGAATTTGAAACAAAAGAATAACACGACGATGATTCTTGTCACTCACGATATTGACGAGGCAATTTATTTGTCAAATCGCATTGTGATTATGACACCGCGCCCAGGGCGCATAAGCGAAGTTTTAACAATTGATGAAACTTTCCCGCGCAACCGCGGAAGTGAAGAATTCTTAAAACTGCGCAAGAAAATTTTAGAACGCTTTAATCTGGCAAGAGTAAAGCCTAACCCCGAATATTTTATTTAA
- a CDS encoding 4-alpha-glucanotransferase, with the protein MRYGEISSFQSGVAVPVFSLHSQDSVGIGEFLDLVPFGAWAKKCGLSIIQILPVNDTGFESSPYSARSAFALNPAFIRLQIIHGAEDFAKEISALQKKFAADPKVHYSEIAREKRTILRKIFDANYAMLEKNVALTKWIEANPWVKPYAVYAMLKEKNGESSWRSWKEEQNPTALRLSTLFRKSRKDALFQCWMQFEAEGQFKIASNKLTEMGVRLKGDIPILINEDSADVWFNRQYFSLDDRAGAPPDMFSYSGQNWGFPTYRWDVIESENFKWWKDRLAQASKFYHAYRIDHVLGFFRIWAIPQNERTGILGHFSPAIPLTLEALSAAGFKKETVEYLQRPNYSKDQLRGFLGGETDRCIGKFFELLPYSSDRYVFKKDCDCESAIIDSDEEQSVKDALLKVQWNRIFVPGTPANAYYPFWYWYNAPVLGTLPSNEQKKLSDLLHANEAAQENLWYANGKKLLSVLAKETDMVVCAEDLGAVPHCVPTVLRELQINSLRVERWARNWDAPYQPYYEVSEYPRLSVSTTSVHDTSTLLGLWQEGDFDKNLFWKHHLYFEGDAPQALTPDLVKLLIRNIFKSNSLFCIPPIQDYLALSSRWTPANPNDERVNTPGTVGPQNWAYKMPCSLEELADNSALSAEISNLTSERTNRSLR; encoded by the coding sequence ATGCGTTATGGTGAAATTTCGAGCTTTCAAAGCGGTGTCGCTGTCCCCGTTTTCTCTTTGCATTCTCAAGACAGCGTTGGTATCGGCGAATTTTTGGACTTGGTTCCGTTTGGCGCCTGGGCGAAAAAGTGCGGTTTAAGCATTATTCAAATTCTCCCGGTCAATGATACGGGTTTTGAATCATCGCCGTATAGTGCGCGAAGCGCGTTTGCGTTAAATCCCGCTTTTATTCGGCTGCAGATTATTCACGGAGCCGAAGATTTTGCAAAGGAAATTTCTGCGCTGCAGAAAAAGTTTGCCGCAGACCCGAAAGTGCATTATTCGGAAATTGCCCGCGAAAAGCGCACGATTTTGCGCAAAATTTTCGATGCGAATTATGCGATGCTCGAAAAAAATGTCGCGCTCACAAAATGGATTGAAGCGAATCCGTGGGTCAAGCCTTACGCTGTTTATGCGATGCTCAAAGAAAAAAATGGCGAATCGAGCTGGCGCAGTTGGAAAGAAGAACAAAATCCGACGGCGTTGCGTTTGAGCACACTTTTCCGCAAATCGCGGAAAGATGCACTTTTCCAATGTTGGATGCAGTTCGAAGCCGAAGGGCAATTCAAAATCGCATCGAATAAACTCACGGAAATGGGCGTGCGTTTGAAAGGCGATATTCCGATTCTCATCAACGAAGATAGCGCTGACGTTTGGTTTAATCGCCAATACTTTTCTCTCGACGATCGGGCGGGCGCACCTCCTGATATGTTCAGCTACAGCGGACAAAATTGGGGATTTCCGACTTACCGCTGGGATGTTATCGAAAGCGAAAATTTCAAATGGTGGAAGGATCGTTTAGCGCAAGCGAGTAAATTTTATCACGCTTACCGCATTGACCACGTCCTCGGATTTTTCCGCATTTGGGCAATTCCGCAGAACGAACGCACCGGCATTCTCGGGCATTTTTCGCCCGCGATTCCGCTCACTCTCGAAGCCCTTTCGGCAGCGGGATTTAAAAAAGAAACGGTGGAATATTTGCAGCGTCCGAATTATTCGAAGGATCAACTCCGCGGATTTTTGGGCGGCGAAACCGATCGCTGCATTGGTAAATTCTTTGAATTATTGCCGTATTCAAGCGACCGTTACGTTTTCAAAAAAGATTGCGATTGCGAAAGTGCGATCATCGATTCGGACGAAGAACAATCGGTGAAAGATGCGCTTTTGAAAGTGCAATGGAACCGCATTTTTGTGCCGGGAACTCCGGCGAATGCGTATTATCCGTTCTGGTATTGGTATAACGCTCCGGTTCTCGGAACTCTTCCTTCGAACGAGCAAAAGAAACTCAGCGATTTGTTGCACGCAAACGAAGCGGCTCAAGAAAATCTTTGGTACGCAAACGGCAAAAAATTGCTTTCGGTTTTGGCAAAAGAAACCGATATGGTCGTCTGCGCCGAAGACTTGGGCGCAGTTCCGCATTGCGTTCCGACCGTTCTCCGCGAATTGCAAATCAATTCGCTTCGCGTAGAACGTTGGGCAAGAAATTGGGACGCTCCGTATCAGCCGTATTACGAAGTTTCGGAATATCCGCGGCTTTCTGTTTCGACGACGAGCGTGCACGATACTTCGACTCTTCTCGGGCTTTGGCAAGAAGGCGACTTTGACAAGAATCTTTTCTGGAAGCATCATCTGTATTTCGAAGGCGATGCGCCGCAGGCATTAACGCCGGATTTGGTGAAGCTTTTAATCCGCAACATTTTCAAGTCGAATAGTCTTTTCTGCATTCCGCCGATTCAAGATTATTTAGCGCTCAGTTCGCGCTGGACGCCTGCGAATCCAAACGATGAACGGGTGAATACTCCGGGAACTGTGGGCCCGCAAAATTGGGCGTATAAAATGCCGTGTTCTCTCGAAGAACTCGCCGACAATTCTGCGCTTTCTGCGGAAATTTCGAATCTTACAAGCGAACGCACGAATCGCTCTCTGCGTTAA